The following proteins are co-located in the Paraburkholderia phytofirmans PsJN genome:
- a CDS encoding chemotaxis protein CheW has translation MLFILFTLDSERYVIDATQVERLMPLTPQSPPKSIPGAPSWVAGVLDHEGAPLPLIDLPALALGRPAAQLMSTRIVLVRYPHAGTTRLLALLLEGATRTIRLDVTAFNDAGLDMPHARYLGPVASEAGGLVQWIRVEHLLPDDVKALLFPEAHA, from the coding sequence ATGCTCTTCATCCTCTTCACGCTCGATAGCGAACGGTACGTGATCGACGCGACGCAGGTGGAGCGTCTGATGCCGCTCACGCCGCAGTCGCCGCCGAAGTCAATCCCCGGCGCGCCGTCGTGGGTCGCGGGCGTGCTCGATCACGAAGGCGCGCCATTGCCGCTGATCGATCTGCCGGCGCTCGCGCTCGGCCGTCCCGCCGCGCAATTGATGTCGACGCGCATCGTGCTGGTGCGCTATCCGCATGCGGGCACGACGCGCCTGCTCGCGCTGTTGCTGGAAGGCGCGACACGCACGATTCGACTAGACGTGACGGCGTTTAACGATGCCGGCCTCGACATGCCGCACGCGCGCTATCTCGGCCCGGTCGCGAGCGAAGCGGGCGGCCTCGTTCAATGGATCCGCGTCGAGCATCTGCTGCCCGACGACGTGAAAGCGCTCCTCTTTCCCGAGGCGCACGCATGA